Proteins found in one Taeniopygia guttata chromosome 27, bTaeGut7.mat, whole genome shotgun sequence genomic segment:
- the MRPL45 gene encoding large ribosomal subunit protein mL45, which produces MAAAMAARLCLKGAESLLRPRALPGVVVPVRGRRKWPRVPEWARELSAEEKEWRLRSAAPIFPDERMERTFFLACTAEIMDPYVPPEGDARLTSLSKDGVKQQMQKLRQTAASQLALRKIKDHDPDFSTKTFPEKAQEIFIEAHNSLANFNKQKLHSLVTERCYPDMVRGNRYKTIRWRFVESLEPPRVVHVRCEGLLNRGNLYGQVTVRMHSRQILAIYDRFGRLMYGGEEIPKDVLEYVVFERYLVNPYGTWRMHGKIIPEWAPPKDPIIKTVMIPGPAPDPS; this is translated from the exons atggcggccgccATGGCGGCGCGGCTCTGCCTGAAG GGTGCCGAGTCGCTGCTGCGCCCCAGGGCCCTGCCCGGTGTGGTTGTGCCGGTGAGGGGCAGGAGGAAATGGCCGCGGGTGCCCGAGTGGGCTCGGGAGCTGAGCGCTGAGGAGAAGGAATGGCGGCTCCGATCCGCGGCTCCGATATTCCCGGACGAGCGCATGGAGCGCACTTTCTTCTTGGCTTGCACGG CTGAAATCATGGATCCCTACGTCCCCCCCGAGGGCGATGCCCGCCTGACCTCGCTGTCCAAGGACGGGGTGAAGCAGCAGATGCAGAAGCTGAGGCAAACAGCGGCTTCTCAGCTGGC cctgCGGAAGATCAAGGATCACGACCCAGATTTCAGCACCAAAACCTTCCCTGAGAAAGCCCAGGAGATATTTATTGAGGCTCACAATTCCCTGGCAAA CTTTAACAAGCAGAAGCTTCACTCCCTGGTGACCGAGCGCTGCTACCCC GACATGGTGCGTGGGAACAGGTACAAAACCATCCGGTGGAGGTTTGTGGAGTCCCTGGAGCCCCCCAGGGTGGTGCACGTGCGCTGCGAGGGCCTCCTGAACCGGGGCAACCTCTACGGGCAGGTGACGGTGAGGATGCACAGCCGCCAG ATTTTGGCCATCTACGACCGCTTTGGGCGCCTCATGTACGGTGGGGAGGAAATTCCCAAGGATGTTCTGGAATATGTTGTGTTTGAGAGGTACCTGGTGAACCCCTATGGAACGTGGAGGATGCACGGGAAGATCATCCCAGAGTGGGCCCCACCCAAGGATCCCATCATTAAG ACCGTGATGATTCCTGGCCCAGCCCCAGATCCCTCATAG